The Lutibacter sp. Hel_I_33_5 genome has a window encoding:
- a CDS encoding M56 family metallopeptidase, with the protein MIVYILKSASCLALLLFFYHLVLEKEKMHNFNRYYLLIGVVVSLLIPFATITINAIPETIATIQTIEQPKYVIEETAPLIIEETIDYSKYVIGFYILISSILLIRFGRNLFKIIQKIRVNKQLEHKNATLVLVDDKILPHTFWNKIFINKKAYEQGEIEEELFTHELTHVTQKHTIDVLLIELLQVVFWINPLFIFLKKAIQLNHEFLADGTVINQHKNTFQYQHLLLNKAAWNNEYYLASNLNYSLTKKRLNMMTTKSSRTKILLKKLAVIPLLTGFVFLFAERIEAQEVIKTIYEKTENGKKLTDSEIYKEYVYQQGYIQTKDEYGNKIYKKYSELSKEEKNKVPPPPPLKSKNKILSKELFEKLKNNQKYAVWIDGKVVENEVLNKYKNSDFHNSYVSFIHANARSKRFPQNYQAYLETKKYFKDNIEKRVYNFVKWKKEKERFKKAKWQKGPDGEQIQIIESPTKEYIDSEIQKEYSSKITISEQSITGNKNNATLEELKEYNVLAKKYNKVDIEKRIIKLKDLNRLEILFNKLSEKQKKDAQSFPECIPSKPIIKNDNYREVSAKFIKSSYLKELKLYLKQIQIYKKDKSNYNKKLLNSHYTNIKYLYNKIDSQEKNIPPPPMIPVPEKDKKTIKPVNLDVEKDKKLILNGNQIDRKKIVNEIIKINAHLSKEEQKEYVIVSIIIPDKSYSTFVNKIRLELNQKRISFIVVGYKSELKKSHNPKHISIYDGLTINEAKIKNEKKKNKTLKKDSPWSISEPKFEIVEFIPGNHKLEKFKKNDIDFTKEYKDNDKIKYYLDGKKISKTELDKIKPTNFKNVNVDKRTNSIFIITKKATEVNNLVSRTTSESFPKKENTKNEINSGWIYSNNKTLFHVKLNGEKKYFNRFGHLVNKRGEVLSKNGIGSTGWKKINGNTYFYITRNKKTEYFDQKGNKVKF; encoded by the coding sequence ATGATAGTTTACATTTTAAAATCAGCAAGTTGTTTAGCGTTATTACTTTTCTTCTATCATTTAGTTTTAGAGAAAGAAAAAATGCACAACTTTAATCGTTATTATTTATTAATTGGGGTTGTTGTTTCATTATTAATTCCGTTTGCAACAATAACAATTAATGCCATTCCAGAAACTATTGCAACAATTCAAACCATAGAGCAACCAAAATATGTTATAGAAGAAACTGCTCCTTTAATTATCGAAGAAACAATAGATTACTCAAAATATGTAATTGGATTTTACATTTTAATTTCATCAATATTACTCATTAGATTTGGAAGAAATTTATTTAAAATCATTCAAAAAATTAGAGTTAATAAACAATTAGAACACAAAAATGCAACTTTAGTTTTAGTAGATGATAAAATTTTACCACACACTTTTTGGAATAAAATTTTCATAAACAAAAAAGCTTATGAACAAGGTGAAATTGAAGAGGAACTTTTTACACATGAACTAACACATGTTACGCAAAAACATACGATTGATGTATTATTAATAGAACTTTTACAGGTTGTCTTTTGGATAAATCCTTTATTTATATTTCTTAAAAAAGCAATACAATTAAATCATGAATTTTTAGCGGATGGAACCGTTATAAATCAGCATAAAAATACATTCCAATATCAGCATTTATTATTGAATAAAGCTGCTTGGAACAACGAATATTACTTGGCCAGTAATTTGAATTACTCACTTACTAAAAAAAGATTAAATATGATGACAACAAAAAGTTCACGTACAAAAATCTTGTTAAAAAAACTGGCGGTAATTCCGCTATTAACAGGATTTGTTTTTCTCTTTGCAGAAAGAATTGAAGCACAAGAAGTTATTAAGACTATTTATGAGAAAACAGAAAATGGTAAAAAATTGACAGATTCTGAAATTTATAAAGAATATGTTTATCAACAAGGCTATATACAAACAAAGGATGAATATGGTAATAAAATCTATAAAAAGTATTCTGAATTATCTAAAGAAGAAAAAAACAAAGTTCCACCACCACCGCCTTTAAAATCAAAAAATAAAATTCTATCGAAAGAGTTATTTGAAAAATTAAAAAACAATCAAAAATATGCTGTTTGGATTGATGGAAAGGTAGTTGAAAATGAAGTCTTAAATAAATATAAAAACTCAGATTTTCATAACTCCTATGTAAGTTTTATACATGCAAATGCTAGAAGTAAACGATTTCCACAAAATTATCAAGCATATTTAGAGACAAAAAAATATTTTAAAGATAATATTGAAAAAAGAGTTTACAATTTTGTGAAGTGGAAAAAAGAAAAAGAAAGATTTAAAAAAGCAAAATGGCAAAAAGGGCCAGATGGAGAACAAATACAAATCATTGAATCTCCAACTAAAGAATATATTGATTCAGAAATCCAAAAAGAATATTCATCAAAAATAACAATATCTGAACAATCTATTACTGGAAATAAAAATAATGCCACTCTAGAAGAACTAAAAGAATATAATGTTTTAGCTAAAAAATATAATAAAGTTGATATCGAAAAACGTATCATTAAATTAAAAGATTTAAATAGATTGGAGATACTGTTTAATAAACTTTCTGAAAAACAAAAGAAAGATGCTCAATCGTTTCCAGAATGTATTCCTTCAAAACCAATAATAAAAAATGATAATTATAGAGAAGTCAGTGCGAAATTTATTAAATCTTCGTATCTAAAAGAATTAAAATTATACTTAAAACAAATTCAAATTTACAAGAAAGATAAAAGTAATTACAATAAAAAATTATTAAATAGTCACTATACTAACATAAAATACTTGTACAATAAAATAGACTCACAAGAAAAAAACATCCCACCACCACCAATGATTCCTGTTCCGGAAAAGGATAAAAAAACAATAAAACCTGTAAATTTAGATGTTGAAAAGGATAAAAAATTAATTTTAAACGGAAATCAAATTGATAGAAAAAAAATTGTAAATGAAATTATAAAAATTAATGCACATTTATCTAAAGAAGAACAAAAAGAGTATGTTATTGTATCAATTATTATTCCAGATAAAAGCTATTCAACATTTGTAAATAAAATCCGATTAGAATTAAACCAAAAAAGAATTTCTTTTATAGTTGTTGGTTATAAATCAGAATTAAAAAAATCACACAATCCTAAACATATCAGTATATATGACGGCCTAACAATAAATGAAGCTAAAATAAAAAATGAAAAGAAAAAAAATAAAACATTAAAAAAAGATTCTCCTTGGTCAATAAGTGAGCCTAAATTTGAAATAGTAGAATTTATTCCAGGTAATCATAAACTCGAAAAATTTAAAAAAAATGATATAGATTTCACAAAAGAGTATAAAGACAATGATAAGATTAAATATTATTTAGATGGAAAGAAAATTTCTAAAACTGAATTAGATAAAATTAAACCAACAAATTTCAAAAATGTTAATGTTGATAAAAGAACAAATTCAATTTTTATAATTACAAAAAAAGCGACTGAAGTTAATAATTTAGTGAGTAGAACAACTTCAGAATCATTTCCAAAAAAGGAGAATACCAAAAATGAAATAAATAGTGGTTGGATTTACTCTAATAACAAAACATTGTTTCACGTAAAATTAAATGGTGAAAAAAAATATTTCAACCGATTTGGGCATTTAGTTAATAAAAGAGGGGAAGTATTATCTAAAAATGGAATTGGCAGTACTGGTTGGAAAAAAATTAACGGTAATACCTATTTCTATATAACAAGAAATAAAAAAACTGAATATTTTGATCAAAAAGGAAATAAAGTTAAATTCTAA